CCCTGAGCCTGTTAATTCATGCGCTGATGTTTGTTCTGGCGTTAAGCTGGCTCTATCCGTTCGTCTGGATGGTGGTGTCATCCCTGAAGCCCACGGCGCAGATTTACACCACGGATCTCTTTTCAGGCACGCTGACGCTTGAGAATTACACCTTCCTTTTTGATAACAGCAACCGGGCAGATAAACCGTTTCTGCGCACGCTGTTTAACTCGCTTTTCGTCTCCGTCACCGTGACCGCGAGCGTGACCGTCACCTCCATGCTGGTGGGCTATGCGCTGGCAAAAACAGAATTTTGGGGCAAAAACGCTTTCCGTAATCTGTTGATAGTGCAGATGGTTTTTCCGGTTTTCATGTTCATCATTCCGCAGTTTGTACTGATGCGAGAACTGGGGCTGATCAACCGTTACAGCGCCATGATCCT
This region of Enterobacter cancerogenus genomic DNA includes:
- a CDS encoding carbohydrate ABC transporter permease → MKKLTPLSLLIHALMFVLALSWLYPFVWMVVSSLKPTAQIYTTDLFSGTLTLENYTFLFDNSNRADKPFLRTLFNSLFVSVTVTASVTVTSMLVGYALAKTEFWGKNAFRNLLIVQMVFPVFMFIIPQFVLMRELGLINRYSAMILPYAMSAWGIFMVSQSFKGTPNDYLYAARLDHASLWAILRHVMMPLNKSILAIVALFTFSSSWDNFLWPLIVMRDADKMPFSVLLATFSKSYGVYLGPVMAGAVVQMLPVIVLFILFRKYFLQGMSLSLK